CACCACCGACGACGGGTCGTACGCGAAGAAGGGGTTCGTCACCACCGCCCTCCAGGAGATGATCGACCGGGGGGAGAAGATCGACCTGTGCATCGCCATCGGGCCGGTGCCCATGATGCGCGCCGTGGCCGAGGTCACCCGCCCCCACCAGATCAAGACCGTCGTCAGCCTCAACCCGATCATGGTGGATGCCACCGGGATGTGCGGGGCCTGCCGCGTGTCGGTCGGCGGGGCCAC
The nucleotide sequence above comes from Deltaproteobacteria bacterium. Encoded proteins:
- a CDS encoding sulfide/dihydroorotate dehydrogenase-like FAD/NAD-binding protein yields the protein TTDDGSYAKKGFVTTALQEMIDRGEKIDLCIAIGPVPMMRAVAEVTRPHQIKTVVSLNPIMVDATGMCGACRVSVGGATKFVCVDGPEFDGHQVDFKELVMRNRAYLKEEKAAMDRFEHKDGKCMGSGVAVPAGGGN